A portion of the Streptomyces sp. NBC_00376 genome contains these proteins:
- a CDS encoding carbohydrate ABC transporter permease: MAVHTTLDRPAAPARAPAAARRRRRGPTAWIFAGPAAVLFVLFFAYPLGASFLQSFTTEDAGATHWVGLDQYRRMAEDPAFLESLFNTGVILVVQVPVMIGLALVLAVLLNQSWLRFRGTWRAIYFLPAVTTLVAYAVVFQVLLKTDGGLVNQILGAAGIGQVDWLNSPTWARVSLIASLTWRWTGYNAVILLAGLQSIGKEQYEAAAIDGATTFSTYARVILPQLRPVVLFCVITSTIGTLQLFDENYVLTRGGPDDATLTPVVYLYKVGFQQLDFGYAAAIAWVVVALIAAISALQYVAFGRERRR, encoded by the coding sequence ATGGCCGTCCACACCACCCTCGACCGGCCGGCCGCCCCCGCCCGTGCCCCGGCCGCGGCACGCCGCAGACGCCGGGGCCCCACCGCCTGGATCTTCGCCGGACCGGCGGCCGTCCTCTTCGTGCTCTTCTTCGCCTACCCGCTGGGCGCGAGCTTCCTGCAGAGCTTCACCACCGAGGACGCCGGCGCCACCCACTGGGTCGGACTCGACCAGTACCGGCGGATGGCCGAAGACCCCGCCTTCCTGGAGTCCCTGTTCAACACCGGGGTCATCCTCGTCGTGCAGGTCCCCGTCATGATCGGCCTGGCCCTCGTCCTGGCCGTCCTGCTCAACCAGTCCTGGCTGCGCTTCCGCGGCACCTGGCGGGCGATCTACTTCCTGCCCGCCGTCACCACACTCGTCGCGTACGCCGTCGTCTTCCAGGTCCTCCTCAAGACCGACGGCGGCCTGGTCAACCAGATCCTCGGCGCCGCCGGCATCGGCCAGGTCGACTGGCTCAACAGCCCCACCTGGGCCCGCGTCTCCCTGATCGCGTCCCTGACCTGGCGCTGGACCGGCTACAACGCCGTCATCCTGCTCGCCGGACTCCAGTCCATCGGCAAGGAACAGTACGAGGCCGCCGCCATCGACGGCGCCACCACCTTCTCCACGTACGCCCGGGTGATCCTGCCGCAGCTGCGCCCCGTCGTCCTGTTCTGCGTGATCACCTCCACCATCGGAACGCTCCAGCTCTTCGACGAGAACTACGTCCTCACCCGGGGCGGCCCCGACGACGCGACTCTCACCCCCGTCGTCTACCTCTACAAGGTCGGCTTCCAGCAGCTCGACTTCGGCTACGCCGCCGCCATCGCCTGGGTGGTCGTGGCCCTCATCGCCGCGATCTCCGCCCTCCAGTACGTCGCCTTCGGAAGGGAGCGCCGCCGGTGA
- a CDS encoding carbohydrate ABC transporter permease, producing MTALQQAPVRVHPVRRLGRYTVRLLLAAGAVVSLVPFLWMAIAATHSTSDLFHSPPPFLPGGRLLDNLARLQDTIGFGRVLLNSVGIAVVHTALSSLISAMCGYGLAKYRFRGRGLLLGAVLATMMIPFQVLLVPLFQMMASVGWIDSYQAVILPFLANSFGILLMRQGFVDFPDELLESARIDGSGELRTFYQVVLPCVRPQLGALVIFTFMAQWNSFIWPLLMLNSEDKYTVPVALNTLTGLSHVDYSGLMLGSLLATLPLMLLFLLFQRQFVAGLLGGAVKG from the coding sequence GTGACCGCCCTCCAGCAGGCCCCCGTACGCGTCCACCCGGTCCGGCGCCTGGGCCGCTACACCGTGCGGCTGCTGCTCGCGGCCGGTGCCGTCGTCAGCCTGGTGCCGTTCCTCTGGATGGCGATCGCCGCGACGCACTCCACGTCCGACCTGTTCCACTCGCCGCCCCCGTTCCTGCCCGGCGGCCGGCTGCTCGACAACCTCGCGCGGCTCCAGGACACCATCGGCTTCGGCCGGGTCCTGCTCAACAGCGTCGGCATCGCCGTCGTCCACACCGCGCTCAGCTCGCTGATCTCCGCCATGTGCGGCTACGGACTGGCCAAGTACCGCTTCCGAGGCCGCGGTCTGCTGCTCGGCGCCGTGCTCGCCACGATGATGATCCCGTTCCAGGTACTGCTCGTGCCGCTGTTCCAGATGATGGCGAGCGTCGGCTGGATCGACTCGTACCAGGCGGTGATCCTGCCGTTCCTGGCGAACTCCTTCGGCATCCTCCTGATGCGGCAGGGCTTCGTCGACTTCCCCGACGAGCTCCTCGAATCCGCCCGCATCGACGGCTCCGGCGAGCTGCGCACCTTCTACCAGGTCGTGCTGCCGTGCGTGCGCCCGCAACTCGGCGCCCTGGTCATCTTCACGTTCATGGCGCAGTGGAACAGCTTCATCTGGCCCCTGCTCATGCTCAACTCGGAGGACAAGTACACCGTGCCCGTCGCACTCAACACCCTCACCGGTCTCTCCCACGTCGACTACTCCGGCCTGATGCTCGGCTCGCTCCTCGCCACGCTCCCGCTGATGCTTCTCTTCCTGCTGTTCCAGCGGCAGTTCGTGGCCGGACTGCTCGGCGGGGCGGTGAAGGGATGA
- a CDS encoding beta-galactosidase, which produces MSRPTRVPGILYGGDYNPEQWPEDVWAEDAVLMREAGVNMVTVGVFSWARLQPGPDTWDFEWFDRLLDLLHAHGIAVDLATATASPPAWLVRAHPEILPVTADGVRLEFGSRQHYCPSSPDYRTAALRLTRTLAERYAHHPALALWHIHNEYGDHVTECFCARSADHFRAWLTDRYGTVDALNHAWGTAFWSQRYGSHDEIEPPRTAPGPVNPTQLLDWRRFCSDALLECHRAEREALREISPDIPATTNFMSMFKALDYWKWAEHEDLVSDDAYPDPADPHAHVNASLNYDLMRSLKGGRPWLLLEQAPSAVSWRPVNVPKEPGLQRLWSLQALARGADGIMYFQWRASRAGAEKYHSALLPHRGTASRGWRETVRFGAELARLGEITGTTTPADVAIVLDWDSWWALEAEDHPSARMRWRELLRPWYAALHARAVSVEFVPPHADLEGYRAVLAPNLHLLRPENAARITAYVHGGGHLVCGPFSGVVDGHDHIHDGGAPGPLRDVLGVSVDEFWPIPDGTELPLASGARATLWSEWIEPEGPDTETVDSYAAGELAGRPAVTRHHHGTGTAWYISAHLGDGIAAVLDEALRAAGVRPVLDVPEGVEATVRSGAQGTYLFVLNHTDHDTRTPLTGRHGAGGTDLLTGVAVRDHIDLGPLGAAVLRIATDSPEGTAK; this is translated from the coding sequence ATGAGCCGCCCGACCCGTGTCCCGGGCATCCTCTACGGCGGTGACTACAACCCCGAACAGTGGCCCGAGGACGTCTGGGCAGAGGACGCCGTGCTGATGCGCGAGGCCGGTGTGAACATGGTGACCGTCGGCGTCTTCTCCTGGGCCCGGCTCCAACCCGGCCCGGACACCTGGGACTTCGAATGGTTCGACCGGCTCCTGGACCTGCTGCACGCCCACGGCATCGCCGTCGACCTGGCCACCGCGACCGCGTCACCGCCGGCCTGGCTGGTCCGCGCCCACCCGGAGATCCTGCCGGTCACGGCCGACGGCGTACGGCTCGAATTCGGCTCCCGCCAGCACTACTGCCCCTCCTCGCCCGACTACCGCACCGCCGCGCTCCGCCTCACCCGCACCCTCGCCGAACGCTACGCACACCACCCGGCGCTCGCCCTGTGGCACATCCACAACGAGTACGGCGACCACGTCACCGAGTGCTTCTGCGCCCGCTCCGCCGACCACTTCCGCGCCTGGCTCACCGACCGTTACGGCACCGTCGACGCCCTCAACCACGCCTGGGGCACGGCATTCTGGTCGCAGCGCTACGGCAGTCACGACGAGATCGAACCGCCGCGCACCGCACCCGGACCGGTCAACCCGACACAACTCCTGGACTGGCGCCGCTTCTGCTCCGACGCCCTCCTCGAATGCCACCGCGCCGAACGCGAGGCACTGCGGGAAATCAGCCCGGACATCCCGGCCACCACCAACTTCATGTCGATGTTCAAGGCTCTCGACTACTGGAAGTGGGCCGAGCACGAGGACCTCGTCTCCGACGACGCCTACCCGGACCCCGCCGACCCGCACGCCCACGTCAACGCCTCGCTCAACTACGACCTCATGCGCTCCCTCAAGGGCGGTCGGCCCTGGCTGCTCCTCGAACAGGCACCGTCCGCCGTCAGCTGGCGGCCGGTCAACGTCCCCAAGGAGCCCGGACTGCAACGCCTCTGGTCGCTCCAGGCGCTGGCCCGCGGCGCCGACGGAATCATGTACTTCCAGTGGCGCGCCTCCCGCGCCGGCGCGGAGAAGTACCACAGCGCACTGCTCCCGCACCGCGGTACCGCCTCCCGGGGCTGGCGCGAGACCGTCCGCTTCGGCGCCGAACTCGCCCGGCTCGGCGAGATCACCGGCACCACCACCCCGGCCGACGTGGCGATCGTCCTGGACTGGGACTCCTGGTGGGCCCTGGAGGCCGAGGACCACCCCTCCGCCCGGATGCGCTGGCGCGAGCTGCTGCGCCCCTGGTACGCGGCGCTCCACGCCCGCGCCGTCTCCGTCGAATTCGTGCCCCCGCACGCGGACCTGGAAGGCTACCGGGCCGTCCTCGCCCCCAACCTCCACCTGCTGCGGCCCGAGAACGCCGCCCGCATCACCGCCTACGTGCACGGCGGCGGCCACCTCGTCTGCGGGCCCTTCAGCGGCGTCGTCGACGGCCACGACCACATCCACGACGGCGGCGCACCGGGACCGCTGCGGGACGTACTCGGCGTGTCCGTCGACGAGTTCTGGCCGATCCCCGACGGTACGGAGCTGCCGCTCGCCTCCGGCGCACGGGCCACCCTGTGGAGCGAGTGGATCGAGCCCGAGGGCCCGGACACGGAGACCGTCGACTCGTACGCGGCCGGCGAACTGGCCGGCCGCCCCGCCGTCACCCGCCACCACCACGGCACCGGCACCGCCTGGTACATCAGCGCCCACCTCGGCGACGGCATCGCGGCCGTGCTCGACGAAGCGCTGCGGGCGGCGGGCGTACGTCCCGTGCTCGACGTCCCCGAGGGAGTCGAGGCGACCGTGCGCTCCGGCGCGCAGGGCACGTACCTCTTCGTCCTCAACCACACCGACCACGACACACGGACGCCACTGACCGGCCGCCACGGGGCAGGCGGCACCGATCTGCTCACCGGCGTCGCCGTCCGCGACCACATCGACCTCGGCCCGCTCGGCGCCGCCGTCCTGCGCATCGCCACCGACTCCCCGGAAGGGACCGCGAAATGA
- a CDS encoding MGH1-like glycoside hydrolase domain-containing protein: MTRRRDRHLTAHRSIGALTALLLAGGALAVPQTAAAHGHPEPLPAYADVLDLHGTPTAAEPGDDEDNNPVTVFADRGAWHAYALPEAGDKDAYGGFSGPLYIAQEYPWWLSKSFSRIRLTEHGRPLDLAGGGAPRSTSLPGRLLQSYDLGRGLRLTLELRFATDRSALIRAEVRNTGPATRTLGADWTGRLLRPADKPMRDAPSLTATGSGVGVDFAKVRETWDYLTDGTERFEVTHKDRVRTTVDGDTYRTEAARPVTLAPGRSHSFDWTESYTFTAAERTKEQAKVRDVLARPAAVVSASDARWRGYVAGVTRGVPADRRRTAVKSLQTLVTNWRGAAGQIKHDGITPSISYKWFTGGIWAWDTWKQAVGTARFAPELAQSQIRSMFDWQIRPDSATRPQDAGMIPDVIFYNDPERGGGNWNERNSKPPLAAWAVWEVYAKSGDRAFLREMYPKLVAYQDWWYRNRDHDRDGLAEYGATVDPANDSPEQRRLAAAWESGMDNAPRFDATLGTGTVANRAADGTLLGYSVDQESVDLNSYLAADQRYLARIAGAIGRGADARHWKQRSAATSAAVRTTMYDPSDGWFHDTALGTGAPLTARGRGIEGAVPLWTGTASAAQARAVRDKLTDPAEFATTVPFPTVSKSSPYFSPTAYWRGPVWFDQAYFALGGLRRYGYGKDADALTDRLLTHASGLTGDGPVMENYDPTTGAPLNSPNFSWSAALLLPMLTGDE; this comes from the coding sequence ATGACCCGCCGCAGAGACCGACACCTGACCGCACACCGCTCCATCGGCGCCCTGACCGCGCTCCTGCTCGCCGGCGGAGCCCTCGCCGTACCGCAGACAGCCGCCGCCCACGGGCACCCGGAACCCCTGCCCGCCTACGCCGACGTCCTTGATCTGCACGGCACCCCCACCGCCGCCGAGCCCGGCGACGACGAGGACAACAACCCCGTCACCGTCTTCGCCGACCGGGGTGCCTGGCACGCCTACGCCCTGCCGGAGGCCGGGGACAAGGACGCCTACGGCGGCTTCTCCGGACCCCTCTACATCGCCCAGGAATACCCCTGGTGGCTCAGCAAGTCCTTCAGCCGCATCCGCCTCACCGAACACGGCCGCCCCCTGGACCTGGCCGGCGGCGGCGCACCCCGCTCCACCTCGCTCCCGGGCCGCCTCCTCCAGTCCTACGACCTCGGCCGCGGTCTGCGGCTCACCCTCGAACTCCGCTTCGCCACCGACCGCAGTGCCCTGATCAGGGCCGAGGTCCGCAACACCGGCCCCGCGACCCGCACACTGGGCGCCGACTGGACGGGCCGCCTGCTGCGCCCCGCCGACAAGCCGATGCGCGACGCGCCGTCGCTGACCGCCACCGGCTCCGGCGTCGGGGTCGACTTCGCGAAGGTCCGCGAGACCTGGGACTACCTCACCGACGGCACGGAACGCTTCGAGGTCACCCACAAGGACCGCGTCCGCACGACCGTGGACGGCGACACGTACCGCACCGAGGCGGCGCGGCCGGTGACCCTCGCGCCCGGCCGCTCGCACAGCTTCGACTGGACCGAGTCCTACACCTTCACCGCAGCCGAGCGCACGAAGGAACAGGCGAAGGTCCGCGACGTACTGGCCCGCCCCGCCGCCGTCGTGTCCGCGTCGGACGCGCGCTGGCGCGGCTATGTCGCCGGGGTGACCCGGGGCGTCCCGGCCGACCGGCGGCGCACGGCCGTGAAGTCCCTCCAGACCCTCGTCACCAACTGGCGCGGCGCGGCGGGACAGATCAAGCACGACGGCATCACCCCGTCGATCTCCTACAAGTGGTTCACCGGCGGCATCTGGGCCTGGGACACCTGGAAGCAGGCGGTCGGCACGGCGCGCTTCGCACCCGAGCTGGCCCAGTCGCAGATCCGCTCCATGTTCGACTGGCAGATCCGACCCGACTCCGCGACCCGCCCCCAGGACGCCGGGATGATCCCCGACGTCATCTTCTACAACGACCCCGAACGCGGCGGCGGCAACTGGAACGAGCGCAACTCCAAGCCCCCGCTGGCCGCCTGGGCCGTGTGGGAGGTGTACGCGAAGTCGGGGGACCGGGCGTTCCTGCGCGAGATGTACCCGAAGCTCGTCGCGTACCAGGACTGGTGGTACCGCAACCGGGACCACGACCGCGACGGGCTCGCCGAGTACGGCGCCACCGTCGACCCGGCCAACGACTCCCCCGAGCAACGGCGGCTCGCCGCGGCCTGGGAGAGCGGCATGGACAACGCGCCCCGCTTCGACGCCACCCTCGGCACCGGCACCGTCGCCAACCGGGCCGCCGACGGAACGCTCCTCGGCTACTCCGTCGACCAGGAATCCGTCGACCTGAACTCCTATCTCGCCGCCGACCAGCGCTACTTGGCCCGCATCGCGGGAGCGATCGGCCGGGGCGCCGACGCCAGGCACTGGAAGCAGCGCTCCGCCGCCACCTCCGCCGCCGTCCGCACGACGATGTACGACCCCTCGGACGGCTGGTTCCACGACACCGCGCTCGGCACCGGCGCACCGCTCACGGCGCGCGGCCGCGGCATCGAGGGCGCCGTCCCGCTGTGGACCGGCACGGCGTCCGCCGCACAGGCCCGCGCCGTGCGCGACAAGCTGACGGACCCGGCGGAGTTCGCCACCACAGTGCCCTTCCCGACCGTGTCGAAGAGCTCGCCCTACTTCTCGCCGACCGCGTACTGGCGCGGCCCCGTCTGGTTCGACCAGGCATACTTCGCCCTCGGCGGCCTGCGCCGCTACGGTTACGGCAAGGACGCGGACGCCCTGACGGACCGGCTCCTCACCCACGCCTCGGGCCTCACAGGAGACGGACCGGTCATGGAGAACTACGACCCCACCACCGGGGCGCCGCTCAACTCGCCCAACTTCAGCTGGTCGGCGGCGCTGCTGCTGCCGATGCTGACGGGAGACGAGTAG